From a single Prosthecobacter algae genomic region:
- a CDS encoding TlyA family RNA methyltransferase, whose translation MARIRIDLALVQRGLVPSREQAKRLIMAGEVFLGEELITKPGWLVRQDAALRVKEPPRYVSRGGFKMEGALEHFGIDVTGLTAMDVGASTGGFTDCLLQRGAVKVYAFDVGTNQMVWKLRSDPRVVCRENFNVRHLVPADVPESVDFIVADVSFISLTLVLPGALSVLKPGGQALVLVKPQFELSREEVGKGGIVREPELHVKACTRIQTFVESRSELEWRGLVESSIQGTDGNREFLAWFAKRILPE comes from the coding sequence ATGGCCAGAATCCGTATTGATCTTGCCCTGGTCCAGCGCGGCCTCGTGCCCTCGCGTGAACAGGCCAAGCGCCTCATCATGGCCGGGGAAGTTTTCCTTGGGGAAGAGCTGATCACCAAGCCAGGATGGCTGGTGCGGCAGGATGCGGCCTTGCGGGTCAAGGAGCCTCCTCGCTACGTCAGCCGCGGTGGCTTTAAAATGGAAGGGGCCCTGGAACATTTCGGCATAGATGTCACGGGTCTAACCGCCATGGACGTCGGGGCCTCCACCGGAGGCTTCACCGATTGCCTGCTCCAGCGTGGGGCGGTGAAGGTTTATGCCTTTGATGTGGGGACCAATCAGATGGTCTGGAAGCTGCGCAGCGATCCGCGCGTGGTCTGCCGCGAGAACTTCAATGTCCGGCATCTGGTGCCCGCCGATGTTCCTGAAAGTGTGGATTTCATTGTGGCCGATGTCTCCTTCATTTCACTCACGCTCGTGCTGCCTGGTGCGCTTTCCGTCTTGAAGCCGGGCGGTCAGGCCCTGGTGCTGGTGAAGCCCCAGTTCGAACTCAGCCGCGAAGAAGTTGGCAAAGGTGGGATTGTACGAGAGCCGGAACTGCACGTGAAGGCCTGCACACGCATTCAGACCTTTGTCGAAAGCCGTTCAGAGCTGGAATGGCGGGGACTGGTGGAGTCCTCCATTCAGGGGACCGATGGCAACCGTGAGTTTTTGGCTTGGTTTGCCAAACGGATTTTACCAGAGTGA